One stretch of Chryseobacterium fluminis DNA includes these proteins:
- a CDS encoding Nif3-like dinuclear metal center hexameric protein, translating to MTISEVISKIEKRIPLQQAEDFDNVGLLCGVPTRNVSGILVCHDALENVVDEAIHKNCNLIVCFHPVIFSGLKSLTGKNYVERAVLKAVENKVAIYAIHTAWDNDFFGVNAGICNHLGLKDLKILQPKKSNLKQLTVYVPEDYSAEVREALFSAGAGNIGFYDECSFTISGKGTFRPTEGSNPFSGQQNIRENADEEMISVIFESYKQSQIMAAVKSAHPYEEVAHQIYSLDNENQYSGLGMYGDLEEAMDERDFLKFVKQKFGLEMIRHSDFTDKKIKRVGVLGGSGASGIRSAISKKCDAYLTGDIKYHDFFLAESKMLICDIGHFESEQFVTQQLFEILSQKFSTFAISKSIEKTNPVNYFI from the coding sequence ATGACAATAAGTGAAGTAATTTCAAAAATAGAAAAGCGTATTCCGCTTCAGCAGGCCGAAGATTTTGATAATGTAGGACTGTTATGTGGAGTTCCGACAAGAAATGTAAGCGGAATTCTGGTTTGCCATGATGCACTGGAAAATGTAGTAGATGAAGCCATTCATAAAAACTGCAATCTGATCGTATGTTTTCACCCTGTCATTTTTTCAGGATTGAAATCGCTGACCGGGAAAAATTATGTAGAGAGGGCTGTCCTGAAAGCGGTAGAAAATAAAGTGGCGATCTATGCCATTCATACGGCATGGGATAATGACTTTTTCGGCGTTAATGCCGGAATCTGTAATCATCTGGGACTGAAAGATCTGAAAATTCTTCAGCCTAAGAAAAGCAATTTAAAACAATTGACGGTTTATGTTCCGGAGGACTATTCTGCAGAGGTGCGGGAAGCTCTGTTTTCTGCGGGAGCCGGAAATATAGGATTTTATGATGAATGCAGCTTTACGATCAGCGGAAAAGGAACTTTCAGGCCAACGGAAGGGTCAAACCCTTTTTCCGGACAGCAGAATATCCGTGAAAATGCTGATGAAGAGATGATTTCCGTTATTTTTGAAAGCTATAAACAGAGTCAGATCATGGCTGCAGTGAAATCGGCTCATCCCTACGAAGAAGTCGCCCATCAGATTTACAGCCTGGACAATGAAAATCAGTATTCCGGATTGGGGATGTATGGGGATCTTGAAGAAGCTATGGACGAAAGAGATTTTTTGAAGTTTGTGAAACAGAAATTCGGTCTTGAAATGATAAGACATTCTGATTTTACAGATAAAAAAATTAAAAGAGTAGGCGTTTTAGGAGGTTCGGGAGCCAGCGGAATCCGGTCTGCAATTTCCAAAAAATGTGATGCTTATCTTACCGGGGATATTAAATACCATGATTTTTTTCTCGCAGAATCCAAAATGCTGATCTGTGATATCGGACATTTTGAATCAGAACAATTTGTTACTCAACAATTATTTGAAATTTTATCACAAAAATTTAGTACATTTGCAATCTCAAAATCTATTGAGAAAACAAACCCGGTAAATTATTTCATTTAA
- a CDS encoding fibronectin type III domain-containing protein: MKKLLLMCMMALGMGASAQITLGSGTTTSYYPVYPYYGYSYSQQIFPKSEINANAAGNITGLKFYCGSTVSLTNSSDWTVYLGTTAKTSFSSNTDWIAASALTQVFTGTVTNNAGVVEIAFATPFSYDNINNLVVAVDENKSGYDSGSTGNFYSYSSSSNTSIYYASDSTNPDPFAPPTATSRTARKSNVTFLGLPPSLLPTCPTVSTPANNATGTSVTPTVSWAALSNATGYRLSVGTTTGGTDVMNNVDLGNVTSYAFTSPLLYGKQYFYTLRSYNANGSSSVCSEMNFTTRNIGCPVVSAPATNATGVALTPTISWGAVTDATGYRISVGTTAGGTNVLNNVDLGNVTSYTLSSPLAPATKYYYTVNAYTATNTSASCTERSFTTLCSNMVTTLPWTENFDTLSSIGLGIVPTCWSAVGGTTNWSSMDATSTTRNAPRSAPNYMTIPYSNTVPSQLWTPGFALTAGTAYEFSFYYNTNGTSSSYTGFTGDVQVNSTPSMNGAASLGSFISSTQGTTAYTQHKVIYTPVATGNYYFAINVSSTGAPWYLGVDDFKMQIAPTCNEPSTITAANITTSSADISWAAPSVAPANGYDLYYSTSNTAPTSVTLPSYSAISGTSQPLSGLTASTLYYIWVRSRCSSTDQSIWAGPYVMTSSITNDNCASPLALTVGTTFASSAVNASNVGATNDGTASCITTASNITNNVWYSVVIPASGNVVIETAAVAGSPFIDSVMEVYSGTCGSFTSLGCNDDINGASNRFSRVTLTGQTPGSTVYVSVWKFSSNTNLDGQFQVSAYDASSLATNETSAAKNTIKVYPNPFADVLNISDISKVKSASVTDVAGRLVKAIANPDSALHLGELKSGMYLVTLEMKDGSKQTIKVIKK; encoded by the coding sequence ATGAAAAAACTTCTACTGATGTGCATGATGGCGCTTGGGATGGGCGCGTCTGCACAAATCACTTTGGGTAGTGGCACTACGACAAGCTACTATCCTGTGTATCCTTACTACGGATACTCGTATTCTCAACAGATATTTCCAAAATCGGAAATTAATGCAAATGCGGCCGGTAATATCACCGGACTGAAATTTTATTGCGGATCTACAGTCAGCCTGACCAACTCCAGTGACTGGACGGTGTATTTGGGAACCACTGCTAAAACAAGTTTCAGTTCAAACACAGACTGGATTGCTGCTTCAGCACTCACTCAGGTTTTTACAGGAACGGTTACCAATAACGCAGGTGTGGTGGAGATTGCTTTTGCAACCCCATTCAGTTATGATAACATCAATAATCTGGTGGTTGCTGTAGATGAGAACAAATCCGGATATGACAGCGGATCTACAGGGAATTTCTATTCTTACTCGTCATCATCTAATACAAGTATCTATTATGCAAGTGATTCGACAAATCCGGATCCATTTGCTCCGCCAACGGCAACCAGCAGAACGGCAAGGAAGTCCAATGTCACTTTCCTGGGTTTACCGCCAAGTCTTCTTCCTACCTGTCCTACGGTTTCGACGCCGGCAAATAATGCAACCGGAACATCTGTAACGCCTACTGTTTCATGGGCCGCCCTATCAAACGCCACCGGTTACAGACTTTCTGTAGGTACCACTACCGGAGGAACCGACGTTATGAACAATGTAGATCTTGGAAACGTTACTTCTTACGCATTTACTTCCCCTTTATTATATGGCAAGCAGTATTTCTATACATTGCGCTCATATAATGCCAACGGGTCATCGTCAGTATGTTCTGAAATGAACTTTACCACAAGGAATATCGGATGTCCTGTCGTTTCAGCACCGGCAACCAATGCAACGGGTGTTGCTTTAACTCCTACGATTTCCTGGGGAGCAGTGACTGATGCTACAGGTTACAGAATTTCGGTAGGAACCACTGCCGGAGGTACGAATGTACTGAATAACGTAGATCTAGGAAACGTTACATCATACACATTGTCTTCACCGCTGGCCCCTGCAACGAAATATTATTACACCGTAAATGCGTATACGGCAACCAATACTTCAGCCAGTTGTACAGAAAGAAGTTTTACAACATTGTGTTCAAACATGGTAACTACGCTTCCGTGGACAGAAAATTTTGACACGCTGTCATCGATAGGTCTTGGAATTGTTCCGACATGTTGGTCTGCAGTAGGAGGCACAACAAACTGGAGCTCAATGGATGCTACTTCTACTACCCGTAATGCACCGAGATCAGCACCGAACTATATGACGATCCCGTATAGCAATACAGTTCCGAGTCAGCTTTGGACACCTGGTTTTGCTTTAACGGCGGGAACTGCTTATGAATTCTCGTTCTATTATAATACCAATGGAACTTCAAGCTCATATACAGGTTTCACAGGAGATGTTCAGGTGAATAGCACACCATCGATGAACGGAGCGGCTTCTCTCGGTTCATTTATTTCCTCGACACAAGGGACCACTGCCTACACTCAGCATAAAGTGATTTATACGCCCGTGGCTACCGGAAATTATTATTTTGCGATAAATGTATCTTCTACAGGTGCACCATGGTACTTAGGTGTTGATGACTTCAAAATGCAGATTGCTCCAACCTGTAACGAGCCTTCAACTATTACAGCGGCTAATATTACAACGTCGTCAGCTGATATTTCATGGGCTGCCCCTTCGGTCGCTCCTGCAAACGGATACGATCTTTATTACAGTACAAGCAATACGGCACCTACTTCTGTAACCTTACCTAGTTATAGTGCGATCAGCGGAACTTCCCAGCCTTTATCAGGCCTTACCGCTTCCACTCTCTATTATATTTGGGTAAGATCACGTTGCAGCAGTACTGATCAGAGTATATGGGCCGGACCTTATGTAATGACTTCATCTATTACCAATGATAACTGTGCTTCTCCGCTAGCATTAACGGTAGGAACTACTTTCGCTTCGAGTGCAGTTAATGCCTCAAATGTGGGAGCTACCAATGACGGAACGGCGAGCTGTATCACAACAGCGTCCAATATCACGAATAATGTCTGGTATTCTGTAGTGATCCCTGCAAGTGGAAATGTTGTGATAGAAACTGCGGCGGTTGCCGGATCTCCTTTTATTGATTCTGTGATGGAAGTGTATTCAGGGACTTGCGGAAGCTTTACCTCTTTAGGATGTAATGATGATATTAACGGTGCCTCAAACAGATTCTCAAGAGTTACCTTAACAGGACAGACTCCGGGATCTACCGTGTATGTAAGCGTATGGAAATTTTCCTCAAATACCAATTTAGACGGGCAGTTCCAGGTTTCTGCATATGATGCAAGCAGCCTTGCAACCAACGAGACTTCTGCGGCTAAAAATACAATCAAAGTGTATCCGAATCCTTTTGCTGACGTACTGAATATCTCAGATATCAGTAAAGTGAAATCTGCATCGGTTACAGATGTTGCAGGAAGACTGGTAAAAGCAATCGCTAATCCGGATTCTGCTCTCCATTTAGGAGAATTGAAATCAGGAATGTATTTGGTTACTTTAGAAATGAAAGACGGTAGTAAGCAGACGATTAAGGTGATCAAAAAATAA
- a CDS encoding T9SS type A sorting domain-containing protein: MTKFLLSCLLTAGITLNAQISLGAGSTDVGVAPVSTYYSYSYVQQIFTKQEINTNTAGNITGLKFYLDPSSSIASSSDWVVYLGLTTKTSFSSESDWIPAAQLTQVYSGSVSNNNGVVAITFTAPFPYDNLKNIVVAAEENSQGYDGNDEAMYVYPGSANSAIYFRDDSVDPDPAVPEIGNLIDYKSVITFEGLAPSPIPGCPVITFPANNTAFTPLSPTITWNASTGATGYKISIGTTPGGTDVVNQQAVTTNNFTPAVPFAPSVKHYVKVVAVGSAGESSGCSESVFETMPPVPTNDDCAGAITLTVNPDLNCGSITSGYTIGATDSGQLPDPCYGDPDDDVWFKFVATAATHKISLSSIVSIGTTADDEDTYFQVLGGSCSSLNSILCSDPASGIVSGLTPGDTYYIRVYSYYGSGSNQSFEICVGSFPPPPVNDTCSGAITASAFPYTYTQSDGGGATNNGGFVTTCTDKMNDGTWFTMVGDGNTYDISVSLPAGSEFDTQIGVYTGNCSSLVCEGTVDDAGGGDTETISLTTTAGNVYYINVGNFNDSIDEAEGTFTININNNTLGTSENLKSKEDLIKIYPNPFADVLNITQYDEVKSVSVTDISGRLVKTLGNPGPALYLNELKSGMYIVTVMMKNGKKQSVKAIKK, encoded by the coding sequence ATGACAAAATTTTTACTCTCGTGCCTGCTTACCGCAGGTATAACTTTAAATGCCCAGATAAGTCTGGGAGCAGGCAGTACTGACGTCGGCGTCGCTCCGGTAAGTACGTATTATAGTTATTCCTATGTACAGCAGATTTTTACTAAACAGGAAATCAATACGAATACAGCAGGTAATATTACAGGATTAAAGTTTTATCTGGATCCGTCATCCTCTATTGCAAGTTCTTCGGACTGGGTTGTCTATCTCGGATTAACGACCAAGACCTCATTTTCTTCAGAATCCGACTGGATTCCTGCTGCTCAGCTTACTCAGGTCTATTCAGGAAGCGTCAGCAATAATAATGGGGTAGTCGCCATCACTTTTACTGCTCCTTTTCCGTATGATAATCTGAAAAATATCGTCGTAGCTGCAGAAGAGAACTCACAGGGATACGACGGTAACGATGAAGCGATGTATGTATATCCCGGGTCTGCCAACTCCGCTATTTATTTTAGAGATGATTCTGTAGATCCTGATCCTGCAGTACCGGAAATCGGCAACCTGATAGATTATAAATCGGTAATCACTTTTGAAGGACTGGCACCAAGTCCCATTCCGGGATGTCCCGTTATCACTTTTCCGGCCAATAATACAGCTTTCACCCCTTTATCGCCAACGATTACATGGAATGCTTCTACTGGAGCTACCGGGTACAAAATTTCTATAGGAACGACGCCCGGTGGAACGGATGTGGTCAATCAGCAGGCTGTCACCACCAATAATTTTACGCCGGCTGTTCCTTTTGCACCATCTGTTAAGCATTATGTTAAAGTAGTGGCTGTAGGATCAGCAGGAGAGTCTTCAGGATGTTCAGAAAGCGTTTTTGAAACCATGCCTCCCGTACCTACGAACGATGATTGTGCAGGAGCGATCACTTTAACGGTGAATCCCGATCTCAACTGTGGATCCATAACTTCCGGCTATACCATTGGGGCTACAGATTCCGGGCAGTTACCGGATCCCTGCTATGGTGATCCTGACGATGATGTCTGGTTTAAGTTTGTAGCAACAGCAGCCACGCATAAAATATCACTCAGTAGTATTGTTTCTATCGGGACAACTGCAGATGATGAAGACACTTATTTTCAGGTATTGGGAGGTTCGTGCAGCAGCCTAAACAGCATTTTGTGCTCCGACCCGGCTTCAGGAATAGTTTCCGGCCTGACTCCCGGAGACACCTATTACATCAGAGTTTACAGTTACTATGGAAGCGGGTCGAATCAGAGTTTTGAGATCTGTGTCGGATCATTTCCGCCACCTCCTGTAAATGATACCTGTTCCGGCGCAATAACAGCTTCTGCTTTTCCGTACACTTATACTCAGTCCGACGGAGGAGGAGCCACAAACAACGGAGGATTTGTGACAACGTGCACTGACAAGATGAATGACGGAACATGGTTTACCATGGTAGGAGATGGAAATACATATGATATCAGCGTTTCGTTACCCGCAGGAAGTGAATTTGATACCCAGATCGGAGTTTATACCGGAAATTGCAGCAGCCTGGTATGTGAAGGTACTGTAGATGATGCCGGAGGCGGTGATACAGAAACCATTTCTCTTACTACCACCGCAGGAAATGTTTACTACATTAATGTAGGAAACTTCAACGATTCTATAGATGAAGCGGAAGGTACCTTTACGATTAACATCAATAATAATACATTAGGGACTTCTGAAAACTTGAAAAGTAAGGAAGATCTTATTAAAATATATCCTAATCCATTTGCCGATGTACTGAATATTACACAGTATGATGAGGTAAAATCTGTTTCTGTGACGGATATTTCGGGAAGACTCGTGAAAACACTGGGAAATCCGGGACCTGCACTATATTTAAATGAATTAAAATCAGGAATGTATATCGTAACCGTGATGATGAAAAATGGTAAAAAACAATCAGTGAAAGCAATTAAAAAATAA
- a CDS encoding zinc ribbon domain-containing protein has translation MAKTNDISVEEKLRALYDLQIIDSRLDEIRNTRGELPIEVEDLEIEIEGLEKRAEKFHAEIKDQDDQIKTKHEVINHAKSLIEKYKSQQDSVRNNKEFEALGKEIEYQELEIQLSEKRIKEFGVKIAHKNETLDELNSKINDLKNHLKFKKEELEGLISETQKEEDYLIEQSKEYAGKIDERLLASYNRIRTNSPNGLAVVGLERGAPKGSFFTIPPQKQMEIAQRKKIIIDEHSGKILVDDELVMEENERMKTVIKF, from the coding sequence ATGGCAAAAACCAACGATATTTCAGTTGAAGAGAAGTTAAGAGCTTTATACGATTTGCAGATCATTGATTCTAGATTGGACGAAATCCGAAATACAAGAGGAGAATTGCCAATCGAAGTAGAGGATCTTGAGATTGAAATCGAAGGTCTTGAAAAAAGAGCTGAAAAATTTCATGCTGAAATTAAAGATCAGGACGATCAGATCAAAACAAAGCATGAAGTAATTAACCATGCAAAATCTTTAATTGAAAAATACAAGTCTCAGCAGGATAGCGTAAGAAACAATAAAGAATTTGAAGCTTTAGGTAAAGAAATCGAATATCAGGAACTTGAAATCCAGCTTTCTGAGAAGAGAATCAAAGAATTCGGTGTTAAAATTGCTCACAAAAACGAAACTTTGGATGAGTTGAACTCAAAAATCAACGATCTTAAGAATCACCTGAAATTCAAGAAAGAAGAATTGGAAGGTCTTATCTCTGAAACTCAGAAAGAAGAAGATTATCTGATCGAGCAGTCTAAAGAATATGCCGGTAAAATCGACGAGAGATTATTAGCATCTTATAACAGGATCAGAACAAACTCTCCCAACGGTCTTGCTGTTGTAGGTTTGGAAAGAGGAGCTCCGAAAGGATCTTTCTTTACGATTCCGCCTCAAAAGCAGATGGAAATTGCTCAGAGAAAGAAAATCATTATCGATGAACATTCAGGAAAAATCCTTGTGGATGACGAGTTGGTAATGGAAGAAAACGAAAGAATGAAAACAGTAATTAAATTCTAA
- a CDS encoding ion transporter, whose protein sequence is MEREHNLVPEDVLWKRFLYRIIYRSDTKLGKLFDIILLSLILISTFIIMMESVPKLDKRFHYTFLILEWIISIFFTAEYWSRIAVLKNKKHYIFSFFGMIDFLALVPFYLSFFFPVTKYFLIFRMLRMLRVFRVFNLLDFMNDGTVIVRALKNSSRKIYIFLLFLIIFSVIVGSLMFMVEGGRPGFETIPQSIYWAVVTVTTVGYGDVSPITPMGKFFAVVLMLAGYSIIAVPTGIVTAEMRNKRQNLEKICERCGNEDIDDDARYCKQCGKKLA, encoded by the coding sequence ATGGAGAGAGAACACAACCTTGTTCCTGAAGACGTCCTTTGGAAAAGGTTTCTTTACCGCATTATTTACCGTTCCGACACCAAACTCGGAAAGTTATTCGACATCATTTTACTGTCCCTGATTCTTATCAGCACCTTCATTATTATGATGGAAAGTGTCCCGAAACTCGATAAAAGATTTCACTATACTTTTCTTATCCTGGAGTGGATTATTTCCATATTTTTCACGGCTGAATACTGGAGCAGAATTGCGGTGTTAAAAAACAAAAAGCATTACATATTCAGTTTTTTCGGAATGATTGATTTTCTGGCCCTGGTTCCTTTTTATCTGAGCTTTTTCTTTCCTGTTACCAAATATTTTCTGATTTTCAGGATGCTGAGAATGCTGCGGGTTTTCAGGGTTTTTAACCTTCTGGATTTTATGAATGACGGAACCGTCATCGTGAGGGCTTTAAAAAACAGTTCCAGAAAAATCTACATTTTCCTGTTGTTTTTAATCATTTTCTCCGTTATTGTCGGTTCGCTGATGTTTATGGTAGAGGGAGGAAGACCGGGATTTGAAACGATTCCCCAGTCTATTTACTGGGCAGTGGTAACGGTGACTACTGTGGGATACGGTGACGTATCTCCGATTACTCCGATGGGAAAATTCTTTGCGGTCGTTTTAATGCTTGCCGGTTATTCCATTATTGCTGTTCCTACCGGAATTGTAACTGCCGAAATGAGAAATAAAAGACAAAACCTCGAAAAAATATGTGAGCGCTGTGGAAACGAAGATATTGATGATGATGCCAGGTACTGCAAACAATGTGGCAAGAAATTAGCTTAG